In Cicer arietinum cultivar CDC Frontier isolate Library 1 chromosome 7, Cicar.CDCFrontier_v2.0, whole genome shotgun sequence, a single window of DNA contains:
- the LOC101494013 gene encoding uncharacterized protein, protein MDRRCGNQIFKSILKCSCSDSDSMSHDDAKKNMNQNSDSTQSCNVISKLLLPKDLMFDIFSFIPLNCLLKYARYVCKSWAAIISSSEFAEVYELHRARFKPGLYVENCIEQSSSYFMDINGVNGQFEMIDFGTPSKMGNVISTCDGILLLTNICRQIIIANPILKCWLRIPPIPNSQKPVVISLQCTIARVPRTGKFKLFFIDILEVSGADWYVFYVLRIGIDNSWKEIARKEAPDEWCFLWKPLYSGDNDLYWITFDEVIVMDVDKEIIIRECPLPFTSMFSGPLSMLLWMGNRLSCIKNKGFSTTYQIFILDFDTGNWSLYHEMGPFDYAAACGRELKIMTVEFRLWIDDQIIFQVALCETGKRINFSYNIKTRQLTKIEGIAEGYFEVWLHTNSLVSLPSTPT, encoded by the coding sequence atgGATAGAAGATGTGGAAACCAGATATTTAAATCCATATTGAAGTGCAGTTGCTCTGATTCAGACTCTATGTCACATGATGATGCCAAGAAGAATATGAATCAAAACTCAGATAGTACTCAGAGTTGTAATGTGATTTCAAAGCTTCTGCTTCCAAAAGATTTGATGTTTGATATCTTCAGTTTCATTCCTCTTAATTGTCTGCTTAAGTATGCAAGGTATGTTTGCAAATCTTGGGCTGCTATTATTAGCAGTTCTGAGTTTGCTGAAGTGTATGAACTTCACCGTGCACGATTTAAACCTGGTCTTTATGTTGAAAATTGCATTGAACAAAGTAGTTCTTATTTCATGGATATTAATGGTGTGAATGGCcaatttgaaatgattgattttggaACACCTTCAAAAATGGGAAATGTAATCAGTACTTGTGATGGCATATTGCTGCTTACGAATATTTGTAGGCAAATTATCATTGCAAACCCCATCCTCAAGTGCTGGCTTAGAATTCCTCCTATTCCCAATTCTCAGAAACCTGTAGTAATTTCTCTGCAATGTACTATTGCACGTGTTCCTCGCACTGGCAAATTCAAGTTGTTCTTTATAGACATCCTTGAGGTTTCGGGTGCTGATTGGTATGTTTTCTATGTGCTAAGAATTGGAATAGATAACTCATGGAAAGAGATAGCTAGAAAAGAAGCTCCTGATGAGTGGTGTTTTTTATGGAAACCACTTTATAGTGGAGACAATGATCTTTACTGGATAACATTTGATGAAGTGATTGTGATGGATGTTGACAAGGAAATTATTATACGAGAATGTCCACTTCCCTTTACGTCGATGTTTAGTGGTCCACTTTCAATGCTTTTATGGATGGGAAATCGCCTTTCTTGCATTAAGAATAAAGGTTTTTCTACAACGTATCAAATCTTCATTTTGGATTTTGATACAGGAAATTGGTCTCTTTATCACGAAATGGGACCTTTTGATTATGCTGCTGCTTGCGGCCGTGAGCTTAAAATTATGACTGTGGAATTTCGTTTGTGGATCGACgatcaaattatatttcaagtagCTTTATGTGAAACAGGTAAAAGGATAAATTTTAGTTACAATATCAAGACCAGACAATTGACAAAGATCGAGGGCATTGCTGAGGGTTATTTTGAGGTATGGCTACACACTAACAGTTTGGTTTCATTGCCAAGTACTCCAACATAG